Proteins from a genomic interval of Paenibacillus sp. FSL R5-0623:
- a CDS encoding XRE family transcriptional regulator has product MKNINSILAQNLKQLREQRKLSLDKVAEMSGISKTMLGQIERGESNPSIATVWKIANGLKTSFTALIHEPKSDTTVVTGDDIQVLMEDEGRIRIYPHFPFEEGRRFEMYMMDMDMESSLSAEPHIEGTEEFITVFEGEVTIRVGTEEYRVSQGESIRFRADKPHAYINSGAKSNRLNMVIHYSK; this is encoded by the coding sequence TTGAAAAACATTAATAGTATTCTTGCTCAGAACCTGAAACAGCTTAGGGAACAAAGAAAACTCAGCCTGGACAAGGTCGCCGAAATGTCTGGTATTAGCAAGACCATGCTTGGTCAGATTGAACGTGGTGAATCCAATCCATCGATTGCAACCGTATGGAAGATTGCTAATGGCCTGAAAACCTCCTTTACTGCTTTGATTCACGAGCCGAAGTCAGATACTACCGTTGTAACGGGGGATGATATTCAAGTATTGATGGAAGACGAGGGCAGGATTCGAATATATCCGCATTTTCCTTTTGAAGAAGGACGTCGCTTTGAAATGTACATGATGGATATGGATATGGAATCTTCTTTAAGTGCTGAGCCGCATATCGAAGGAACTGAAGAATTTATTACGGTCTTTGAAGGAGAAGTTACGATTCGGGTAGGGACGGAAGAATATAGGGTGAGCCAAGGGGAGTCGATCCGTTTCCGAGCAGACAAGCCCCATGCCTATATTAACTCCGGTGCTAAGTCGAACAGATTGAACATGGTTATTCATTATTCAAAGTGA
- a CDS encoding LysE family transporter, with protein sequence MNIIPLVTYAIIASFTPGPNNIISMTHARNQGFRKTLPFISGVAAGCLLIMFLSSYFNLILHQYIPRIAPVLNVLGCVYMLYLALKVMRSKPADSQDNKVNHYSFLFGFTLQFINPKVILYGLTAISVFVLPLGQSHVHLIVFSLLLTFIGISANMTWAFGGMLFQSFLLRYERPVNIVMGMLLIYSALSILM encoded by the coding sequence ATGAACATTATACCTTTAGTGACCTATGCAATCATCGCTTCATTTACACCCGGACCCAACAATATCATTTCCATGACGCATGCCAGAAATCAGGGGTTCCGCAAGACCCTTCCGTTTATTAGTGGAGTTGCAGCCGGCTGCCTGCTTATTATGTTTCTGTCCAGTTATTTCAACCTTATTCTTCATCAATATATTCCCAGGATCGCCCCCGTATTGAACGTGTTAGGGTGTGTGTATATGCTCTATCTGGCGCTCAAAGTCATGCGAAGTAAACCTGCAGATTCGCAAGACAACAAGGTCAATCATTATTCATTTCTATTTGGGTTCACCCTGCAATTCATCAATCCCAAAGTCATTTTGTATGGGCTTACGGCCATATCCGTTTTTGTTCTGCCTCTAGGACAGTCCCATGTCCATTTAATTGTATTTTCCTTACTGCTCACCTTCATCGGTATTAGTGCCAATATGACCTGGGCGTTTGGCGGCATGTTATTTCAGAGCTTTCTATTAAGGTACGAGCGGCCTGTTAATATCGTCATGGGTATGTTGTTAATATACAGCGCACTATCGATCCTGATGTAA